The following coding sequences are from one Candidatus Borkfalkia ceftriaxoniphila window:
- a CDS encoding tautomerase family protein: MERRKKMPHIGIKMLKGRTPEQKEKLSAALVKTLVEQLGCSESHVSCTIEDFTAQEWQEIFEQEVTEKSGKLYKKPEYNPKDLL; this comes from the coding sequence ATCGAAAGGAGAAAAAAGATGCCGCATATCGGAATCAAAATGCTCAAAGGGCGTACGCCCGAGCAAAAAGAAAAACTTTCCGCCGCGCTCGTAAAGACGCTCGTCGAACAATTGGGCTGTTCCGAGTCGCACGTGAGTTGCACGATCGAAGATTTCACCGCGCAGGAATGGCAGGAAATCTTTGAGCAGGAAGTCACGGAGAAATCTGGAAAACTCTATAAAAAACCTGAGTACAACCCCAAAGATTTGTTATAA
- a CDS encoding YegP family protein gives MDKIIEYFKNNPILGIILLVVVVVLVAVIIWAIVAACKKSGKKKNDAEQPDTAVEETSEPADEEPQQVIPYEEMPVELNEKEEETAETPVPEPAVQAPAETEPEPEKKEIAAEEQPEKVQVTEEKKQAPKKPRKTQSKEALAKIYSGKWVVSVSGQNDDGTPSYSFELRASNGEKLLSSVDYKSVQGAKNGIKTYKSNIEKDNFTIAQNKKGEFYFRLLNGSGHLLSTGEQYQSKSSCENAIDSVKRFAMTAVIVVEEEE, from the coding sequence GTGGATAAAATCATAGAATATTTCAAGAACAACCCCATCCTCGGCATCATTTTGCTCGTCGTGGTCGTCGTACTCGTGGCTGTCATCATCTGGGCGATCGTAGCCGCCTGCAAAAAGAGCGGCAAAAAGAAAAATGACGCTGAACAGCCGGATACCGCAGTCGAAGAAACTTCCGAACCCGCGGACGAAGAACCGCAGCAGGTGATCCCCTATGAAGAAATGCCCGTGGAGCTGAACGAAAAAGAAGAAGAAACGGCGGAAACGCCCGTTCCCGAACCCGCCGTCCAAGCGCCCGCGGAAACCGAACCGGAGCCCGAGAAGAAAGAAATCGCCGCGGAAGAACAGCCCGAGAAAGTACAGGTAACGGAAGAGAAAAAACAAGCACCGAAAAAGCCGAGAAAGACACAGAGCAAAGAGGCTCTCGCAAAAATTTATTCGGGGAAATGGGTCGTTTCCGTCAGCGGACAGAACGACGACGGTACGCCCTCTTACAGTTTCGAACTGCGCGCATCCAACGGCGAAAAACTGCTTTCCAGCGTCGATTATAAATCGGTGCAGGGCGCAAAAAACGGCATTAAAACCTACAAATCGAACATTGAAAAGGATAATTTCACCATTGCGCAGAACAAAAAAGGCGAATTTTATTTCCGTCTTTTGAACGGTTCGGGCCACCTTTTGAGCACGGGCGAACAATACCAGAGCAAATCGAGTTGCGAAAACGCCATTGATTCGGTCAAGCGCTTTGCGATGACGGCAGTCATCGTTGTGGAAGAAGAAGAGTAA
- a CDS encoding tRNA(Met) cytidine acetate ligase: MKICGVICEYNPFHNGHKYMLDRAREQSGCDFLVCVMSGNFTQRGEPAVSDKFSRAEYAVRGGADAVIELPAAFAVSPAELFAKGGVKLLSSIPDFTALAFGAESGTAQSFAATARALSEESRELKAAVKEKLKTGLSPVRARAEALEQISPPEVDMDLLNSPNNILGIEYQKALFQFECGAQILPIPRVGAGYTDTKQYADYSSAAAIRKAAEDKKYRFIRRNVPEYVFRDVKNFTSPALYEKIAVYSVMSKPASELKKIADCTEGLENRIQALAKDNPDYGALIEKITTKRYISSRIRRIFAASVLNITEELIRQSLKNKLYLKILAVNREKAADILAALKKSQFPLIARRSDLAELSKTAQALIEKDFQANEVYQLATGKKFNDNAMRLV; this comes from the coding sequence ATGAAGATTTGCGGCGTAATATGCGAATATAATCCTTTCCACAACGGACACAAATATATGCTCGACCGCGCGCGGGAGCAAAGCGGGTGCGATTTTTTGGTCTGCGTGATGAGCGGGAACTTTACCCAGCGCGGCGAACCTGCCGTTTCGGATAAATTTTCCCGCGCGGAATACGCCGTGCGGGGCGGCGCCGACGCGGTCATAGAACTTCCCGCGGCATTCGCCGTATCGCCCGCGGAACTCTTTGCCAAAGGCGGCGTGAAACTCTTATCTTCCATCCCCGATTTTACCGCGCTTGCATTCGGCGCGGAGAGCGGCACGGCGCAAAGTTTTGCCGCGACCGCCAGAGCGCTATCCGAGGAGAGCCGCGAATTGAAAGCCGCCGTCAAAGAGAAACTGAAAACAGGCCTCAGCCCCGTGCGGGCGCGCGCGGAGGCGCTTGAACAGATTTCGCCGCCCGAAGTGGACATGGATCTTTTAAATTCCCCCAACAATATTCTTGGGATCGAATACCAAAAAGCGCTCTTTCAATTTGAATGCGGCGCGCAGATCTTACCCATTCCGCGCGTGGGCGCGGGTTATACCGATACAAAGCAGTACGCGGATTATTCCTCGGCGGCGGCGATCCGCAAAGCGGCGGAAGATAAAAAGTATCGCTTTATCCGACGCAACGTGCCCGAATACGTGTTCCGCGACGTGAAAAATTTTACCTCGCCCGCGCTGTACGAAAAGATCGCAGTCTATTCGGTGATGAGCAAGCCAGCCTCCGAACTGAAAAAGATCGCCGACTGTACGGAAGGGCTGGAAAACCGCATTCAGGCACTCGCCAAGGATAACCCCGACTACGGCGCGCTCATCGAAAAGATCACGACCAAGCGCTACATCTCCTCTCGGATCCGCCGTATCTTCGCCGCATCGGTTTTGAATATTACCGAAGAACTCATCCGCCAGAGCCTGAAAAACAAATTGTATCTAAAAATACTTGCCGTCAATCGGGAAAAGGCGGCGGATATCCTGGCGGCTTTAAAAAAATCTCAGTTCCCGCTGATCGCGAGGCGCTCCGACCTTGCGGAACTTTCCAAAACGGCGCAGGCGCTCATCGAAAAGGATTTTCAGGCGAACGAAGTCTATCAGTTGGCGACGGGAAAGAAGTTCAACGACAACGCGATGCGTTTGGTTTAA
- a CDS encoding Mrp/NBP35 family ATP-binding protein — MSEECTHECGSCSENCSERDMHKKPHELSNIKRVIGVVSGKGGVGKSLTTALLAVTAQRNGLRTAVMDADITGPSIPKMFGISEKASGTEMGILPVISKTGVEIMSMNVLLDNDCDPVIWRGPVIAGTVLQFWTDVIWNDVDYMFVDMPPGTGDVPLSVYQSLPLDGIVVVTTPQELVSMIVKKAVNMAEKMNIPVLGIVENMSYVKCPDCGKVIEIFGKSRADALAKELGVENVAKIPFDNALTTCSDRGLIELFEGDYFQSFFEKLEKSVGE; from the coding sequence ATGTCAGAAGAATGTACGCACGAGTGCGGCAGTTGTTCGGAAAACTGTTCCGAACGCGATATGCATAAAAAGCCGCATGAATTGAGCAATATCAAAAGGGTGATCGGCGTAGTCAGCGGCAAGGGCGGCGTGGGTAAATCGCTCACGACGGCTCTGTTGGCTGTTACCGCGCAGCGGAACGGGCTGCGCACCGCCGTTATGGACGCGGATATCACGGGGCCTTCCATTCCGAAAATGTTCGGCATATCGGAAAAAGCGTCGGGTACGGAAATGGGCATTTTGCCCGTGATCAGCAAGACGGGCGTGGAGATCATGTCCATGAACGTACTATTGGACAACGACTGCGATCCCGTCATCTGGCGCGGCCCAGTTATCGCGGGGACCGTCCTGCAATTCTGGACGGACGTCATCTGGAACGACGTGGACTATATGTTCGTGGATATGCCCCCGGGAACGGGCGACGTGCCGCTGTCGGTCTATCAGTCTTTGCCTCTCGACGGTATCGTGGTCGTCACGACCCCGCAGGAACTCGTTTCGATGATCGTGAAAAAGGCGGTGAATATGGCGGAAAAGATGAACATTCCCGTTTTGGGCATTGTCGAAAACATGAGTTACGTCAAATGCCCCGACTGCGGAAAGGTCATCGAGATTTTCGGGAAGAGCCGCGCGGACGCGCTTGCGAAAGAATTAGGCGTCGAAAACGTCGCTAAGATCCCTTTCGACAACGCGCTCACGACGTGCAGCGACAGGGGGCTTATCGAACTGTTCGAAGGCGATTATTTTCAGTCGTTTTTCGAAAAACTGGAAAAGAGCGTCGGCGAATAA
- the pyk gene encoding pyruvate kinase, whose protein sequence is MKKTKIVCTMGPACQNEETLTKMALAGMNVARLNFSHGDYAEHKKNIDLIKKVREKLHIPLPIMLDTKGPELRIKTFKDGKITLKEGDAFSFTTEEIEGDQTRVSVSYKGIVNDLAKGDTILLNNGLMVFKVTEVTKTEVRTVVEIGGVLSNKKSMFFPDKLLTMTYLSEADKSDILFGIEQEIDFIACSFVSKAQDIIDIRNLLKANGNPDIDLIAKIESRAGVNNIDEILEVSNGIMIGRGDMGVEIPFEELPAIQKHLIDKCRLSGKRCITATEMLESMINQSRPTRAEISDVANAVYDGTSAIMLSGETAAGRYPVQAVEAMARIALETESHLNNKYGDRRCLISPDPSDALSHSACVLAEDIGAKAIVVCSRTGGTARLVSRFRPKMDIIGMTVEPLSYRKLALSWGVIPVMSEEFTSMDVLFYHAKRAAVATGLVKKGDRIVITGGNPNGKPGNSNVINIEQI, encoded by the coding sequence ATGAAAAAAACGAAGATCGTATGCACGATGGGTCCCGCCTGCCAGAATGAAGAAACACTGACGAAAATGGCGCTTGCAGGCATGAACGTTGCAAGACTGAATTTCTCGCACGGGGATTACGCCGAGCACAAAAAAAATATCGATCTGATCAAAAAAGTGCGCGAAAAACTGCATATCCCCCTGCCCATCATGCTGGATACGAAAGGACCGGAACTTCGCATCAAAACTTTCAAAGACGGAAAAATCACTTTGAAAGAGGGCGACGCCTTTTCCTTTACCACAGAAGAGATCGAGGGCGACCAGACGCGCGTTTCCGTCTCCTATAAAGGCATCGTCAACGACCTTGCCAAGGGCGACACCATTTTATTGAACAACGGGTTGATGGTCTTTAAAGTGACCGAAGTCACCAAAACCGAAGTCAGGACCGTCGTCGAGATCGGCGGCGTGCTTTCCAATAAAAAGAGTATGTTTTTCCCCGACAAACTTCTGACGATGACCTATCTGAGCGAAGCGGACAAATCGGATATCTTGTTCGGCATTGAACAGGAGATCGATTTTATCGCCTGTTCTTTCGTATCCAAAGCACAGGACATCATAGATATACGCAATCTTTTAAAAGCGAACGGCAATCCCGATATCGATCTGATCGCAAAGATCGAGAGCCGCGCGGGCGTGAACAACATCGACGAAATTTTGGAAGTCAGCAACGGCATCATGATCGGCCGCGGCGACATGGGCGTGGAGATCCCCTTTGAGGAGTTGCCCGCCATTCAGAAACATCTGATCGATAAATGCCGCTTAAGCGGCAAGCGCTGTATCACCGCCACTGAAATGCTGGAATCCATGATCAACCAGTCCCGTCCCACCCGTGCGGAGATCAGCGACGTTGCAAACGCGGTCTACGACGGAACGAGCGCCATCATGCTTTCGGGCGAGACCGCCGCGGGACGATATCCCGTGCAGGCTGTGGAAGCGATGGCGAGGATCGCCTTGGAAACCGAATCGCACCTCAATAACAAGTACGGCGACCGCCGCTGCCTGATCTCGCCCGATCCGAGCGACGCGCTCTCTCATTCCGCGTGCGTATTGGCGGAAGATATCGGCGCGAAAGCCATCGTCGTCTGTTCGAGGACGGGCGGCACCGCAAGGCTCGTATCCCGTTTCCGTCCGAAAATGGATATCATCGGCATGACCGTCGAACCCCTTTCATACAGAAAACTCGCCCTATCCTGGGGCGTGATCCCCGTCATGAGCGAAGAGTTCACTTCCATGGACGTGCTTTTCTACCACGCGAAACGCGCGGCGGTCGCGACGGGACTCGTGAAAAAGGGAGACCGTATCGTGATTACGGGCGGCAATCCCAACGGCAAGCCCGGAAATTCCAACGTCATCAACATCGAACAGATATAA
- a CDS encoding ABC transporter ATP-binding protein: MGAFRYGLRYWKKHVPASLFVKFLGGVAIVIDSFFPLLFALFVDYIINYNPDAVNNAGVFNFLINGDFGAPETWQLFFNIALFVVIFVVARLAILYLKNTLFQYRGLKFESELRDISYKKLVDLDSATITQYNTGELLTTLNSDVIIYKEMYSRYTVALSDSILVLIITSIFLWLQNPYFLIIPAVIAPLLVVALVRYMRAARRISEDIRKRNGELNLTVQENIGGVRLVRAFANEDVEESKFDARNNGIKDAYIAQVDTSSKYNMLFNIIRQVAYISAIALGVVLAFQGRISIGAMTACSTFVVKIMDHITALNNNLYQFQYGLVSGGRIMEFLEKESRVAEPDPAESLREKPNIEFENVTITADGKSLLKNINLSIPYGKKVGIMGGTGSGKSVLLKSLVRIYEPTQGRISINGKDIRKYHLDDLRNEFAYVFQDVFLFSNTVDANIAFYSPETGKSNILKVAQLAQADKFIKGLPQGYSTIVGEKGLGLSGGQKQRVSIARALLKDAPVLVLDDASSALDVLTERKVMSGIKEKSPDKTVIIAAHRVTSVADCDEILYLQDGEIIERGTFEEMMALNGRFAAIYKMQTTEGDIDNLVAVTQSESDKEAI, translated from the coding sequence ATGGGCGCATTTCGTTACGGGTTGCGGTATTGGAAAAAGCACGTTCCCGCGTCTTTGTTCGTCAAATTTTTAGGCGGCGTTGCGATCGTGATCGACTCTTTTTTCCCGCTCTTGTTTGCTCTGTTCGTGGATTACATCATCAATTACAATCCCGACGCCGTAAACAATGCGGGGGTTTTTAATTTTTTAATAAACGGTGATTTCGGGGCCCCTGAAACCTGGCAGTTATTTTTCAATATCGCGCTCTTTGTGGTTATTTTCGTAGTCGCAAGGCTTGCCATTCTCTATTTGAAAAACACGCTGTTCCAGTACAGGGGCTTAAAATTTGAATCGGAACTGCGCGACATCAGTTATAAAAAACTCGTTGATCTGGACAGCGCGACGATCACGCAGTACAACACGGGCGAACTTTTGACAACGCTCAATTCCGACGTCATCATCTATAAGGAAATGTACTCCCGCTACACGGTGGCGTTGAGCGACAGCATACTCGTACTGATCATAACGAGTATATTTTTGTGGCTGCAAAATCCTTATTTTCTGATCATTCCCGCAGTCATCGCGCCGCTTCTTGTGGTGGCGCTCGTTCGCTATATGCGAGCGGCGCGCCGCATTTCCGAAGATATCCGCAAGCGGAACGGCGAACTCAACTTGACCGTGCAGGAAAATATCGGCGGCGTCCGCCTGGTGCGCGCCTTTGCCAACGAGGACGTGGAGGAGAGCAAGTTCGACGCGCGCAACAACGGCATCAAAGACGCTTATATCGCGCAGGTAGATACTTCCTCCAAATACAATATGCTCTTCAATATTATCCGCCAGGTCGCCTACATTTCGGCAATCGCGCTCGGCGTCGTCCTGGCTTTTCAGGGACGGATATCTATCGGCGCCATGACCGCCTGTTCGACTTTCGTCGTCAAGATCATGGACCATATCACCGCGCTCAACAATAACCTGTACCAATTTCAGTACGGGCTGGTATCGGGCGGGCGCATCATGGAATTTCTCGAAAAGGAGAGCCGCGTCGCCGAACCCGACCCTGCGGAAAGCCTGCGTGAAAAGCCGAATATCGAATTCGAGAACGTCACCATTACCGCGGACGGAAAATCTCTGCTGAAAAATATCAACCTCAGCATTCCCTACGGAAAGAAAGTCGGTATCATGGGCGGAACGGGCAGCGGGAAGAGCGTGCTCTTAAAATCGCTCGTACGCATCTACGAACCCACGCAGGGGCGCATCAGTATCAACGGCAAGGATATCCGCAAATATCATTTAGACGATTTACGAAACGAATTTGCCTACGTGTTTCAGGACGTATTTCTCTTTTCCAATACCGTTGACGCAAACATCGCTTTTTATTCGCCTGAAACGGGAAAATCCAATATTTTAAAAGTCGCCCAACTCGCGCAGGCGGATAAGTTCATCAAGGGACTGCCGCAGGGTTATTCGACCATTGTCGGCGAAAAGGGCCTTGGGCTTTCGGGCGGACAGAAACAGCGCGTGTCCATCGCGCGCGCCCTGTTGAAAGACGCGCCCGTGCTCGTTCTGGACGATGCGTCCAGCGCGCTGGACGTTCTCACCGAGCGCAAGGTAATGAGCGGGATCAAAGAAAAGAGTCCCGACAAGACCGTGATCATCGCCGCGCACCGCGTGACTTCGGTCGCGGACTGCGACGAGATCCTGTATTTGCAGGACGGAGAGATCATCGAGCGCGGAACCTTTGAAGAGATGATGGCGCTGAACGGCAGATTTGCCGCGATCTATAAAATGCAGACGACCGAGGGCGATATCGATAACCTCGTGGCGGTGACGCAGTCCGAATCGGACAAAGAGGCGATATAA
- a CDS encoding NAD(P)/FAD-dependent oxidoreductase, which produces MREQIKLKLGESETLLRPRVEKKCKCKCAYLKILKKSLDARDKNNIFWLYTVEAYASKPEIRPQPLSKVKHPPKYALVAGTGPAGLFCAVRLVERGILPIVLERGGTVDERAAQNENFFKNKMLDENCNVQFGEGGAGTFSDGKLNTQTNSPLNKEVLETFVRFGAPEEILYLNKPHIGSDRLRGVVKNMRAYLLENGGKVLFHTLLTDVVSDSENNRIKAVKCRDLKNGDVFELPAEVLVLAIGHSSRDTFSMLKERGVKMEPRQFAVGMRIEHLQEKIGFSQYGENYKKLPAADYKLVSHAGARTAFTFCMCPGGYVMPASSEKGGVVTNGMSDYARDGQNANSALLVQIDFCDYDRGDVLDGVRFQRELEQRAFRLGGETYAAPVQRLADFIAGKKSRGAGEVLPTYAAGVTYTDLNALFPQYVNESLKAAVCDMDKRLRGFADGDALLTGAETRFSSPVRILRSENLESVSLEGVFPCGEGSGYSGGITSSAADGLRVAEKIAEKYNEH; this is translated from the coding sequence ATGCGGGAACAAATAAAATTGAAATTGGGCGAATCGGAAACGCTCCTTCGTCCGCGCGTCGAGAAAAAATGCAAATGCAAGTGCGCGTATCTCAAAATTTTGAAAAAATCATTGGACGCGCGCGACAAAAATAATATTTTTTGGCTATATACGGTCGAAGCGTACGCCTCGAAGCCCGAAATCCGACCGCAGCCGCTTTCAAAAGTCAAACATCCGCCAAAATATGCGCTCGTCGCGGGCACGGGACCCGCAGGGCTGTTCTGCGCGGTGCGTCTTGTCGAACGCGGCATTCTCCCGATCGTATTGGAACGGGGCGGCACGGTGGACGAACGTGCGGCGCAGAACGAAAACTTTTTTAAAAATAAGATGCTCGACGAGAATTGCAACGTGCAGTTCGGGGAAGGGGGCGCGGGCACGTTTTCCGACGGGAAACTCAATACGCAGACGAACAGTCCGCTCAACAAAGAAGTGCTGGAAACGTTCGTGCGTTTCGGCGCGCCCGAGGAGATCCTGTATCTCAATAAACCGCATATCGGCAGCGACCGTCTGCGCGGCGTGGTCAAAAATATGCGCGCGTATCTGTTGGAAAACGGCGGGAAAGTGCTGTTTCATACGCTCCTGACCGACGTGGTATCCGATTCCGAAAACAACCGCATCAAAGCCGTGAAATGCCGCGATCTGAAAAACGGGGATGTTTTCGAACTTCCCGCGGAAGTTCTGGTGCTCGCAATCGGACACAGCAGCCGCGATACTTTTTCGATGCTCAAAGAAAGGGGCGTCAAAATGGAACCGCGCCAATTCGCCGTAGGGATGAGGATCGAACATTTGCAGGAAAAGATCGGGTTTTCGCAGTACGGCGAAAACTACAAAAAACTTCCCGCCGCCGATTATAAACTGGTCAGTCATGCGGGCGCGCGCACGGCGTTCACGTTTTGTATGTGTCCGGGCGGCTACGTCATGCCCGCGTCATCCGAAAAGGGCGGCGTCGTCACCAACGGCATGAGCGATTACGCGCGCGACGGTCAAAATGCGAACAGCGCGCTTTTGGTGCAGATCGATTTCTGCGATTACGACAGGGGAGACGTGCTCGACGGCGTGCGTTTTCAGCGGGAACTCGAACAAAGAGCTTTTCGTCTGGGAGGAGAAACGTACGCCGCGCCCGTGCAGCGGCTGGCGGATTTCATAGCGGGAAAAAAGAGCCGCGGCGCGGGAGAAGTCTTGCCTACGTATGCCGCAGGCGTGACCTATACCGACCTGAACGCGCTTTTTCCGCAATATGTGAACGAATCGCTGAAAGCGGCGGTTTGTGATATGGATAAAAGGCTGCGCGGCTTTGCCGACGGCGACGCGCTTTTGACGGGCGCGGAAACGCGATTTTCTTCCCCCGTACGGATCTTGCGCAGCGAAAATCTGGAAAGCGTGTCTTTGGAAGGCGTTTTTCCCTGCGGGGAAGGCAGCGGATATTCGGGCGGGATTACGAGTTCCGCCGCCGACGGGCTGCGCGTCGCGGAAAAGATCGCGGAAAAATATAACGAACATTGA
- a CDS encoding BaiN/RdsA family NAD(P)/FAD-dependent oxidoreductase gives MKFYDTVILGGGASGMMCALRLAERVCKKILILERNDRLGKKLSATGNGQGNVTNAAMGAEHYFTTEQEKLQKIIEAFDERALQEYLVRLGGLFFADEEGRVYPLSRQASSVTDLLRMQIARSEEISVALSEKAIGAERNGKEFFVRTESDTYRCAHLVLAAGGKAARHFGTDGNAYALAKAFGHSIAPLSPALVQMKTPQDLIRGMKGIRTDCEVSLYHKQKLRKSVRGDVIFTDYGVSGNAIFKLSSYLSGENDLLQINFLPEIDERALTETLERKIAEYPDQPAEYLLCAIVNNSIARSLLKSCGIGGNAPCGKGAVPALVASIREFPLAVTGTLGFDYAQVTRGGVPTEETDERLMSRLCPELYFTGEILNVDGECGGYNLQWAFSSAECVAAAIAERGFSCGNK, from the coding sequence ATGAAATTTTATGATACTGTGATTCTCGGGGGCGGCGCATCGGGCATGATGTGCGCGCTCCGTCTTGCCGAGCGCGTCTGCAAAAAAATCCTGATCCTCGAACGCAACGACCGACTGGGTAAAAAACTTTCGGCGACAGGCAACGGGCAGGGAAACGTGACCAACGCCGCGATGGGCGCCGAGCATTACTTTACCACGGAACAAGAAAAATTACAAAAGATCATAGAGGCGTTCGACGAACGCGCGCTGCAAGAGTATCTCGTCCGTCTGGGCGGTTTATTTTTTGCGGATGAGGAAGGGCGGGTTTATCCCTTGTCGCGGCAAGCTTCTTCGGTCACTGATCTTTTGCGCATGCAGATCGCGCGCAGCGAAGAAATTTCCGTAGCGTTGTCGGAAAAAGCGATCGGCGCAGAAAGGAACGGAAAGGAATTTTTCGTCCGTACGGAATCGGATACCTATCGCTGTGCGCATCTCGTGCTCGCTGCGGGCGGAAAAGCCGCAAGACATTTCGGTACCGACGGGAACGCCTACGCGTTGGCGAAAGCGTTCGGACATTCGATCGCGCCGCTCTCGCCCGCGCTCGTTCAGATGAAAACGCCGCAGGACCTGATCCGCGGCATGAAGGGCATACGGACCGATTGCGAAGTATCCCTGTATCATAAACAGAAATTGCGTAAAAGCGTGCGCGGCGACGTGATATTTACCGATTACGGCGTCAGCGGCAATGCGATCTTCAAGTTATCGTCCTATTTGTCGGGCGAAAACGATTTGCTGCAAATCAATTTTCTGCCCGAAATCGACGAACGCGCGCTCACGGAAACGCTCGAACGGAAAATCGCCGAATATCCCGATCAGCCCGCAGAATACTTATTATGCGCGATCGTAAACAATTCTATCGCCCGCAGCCTATTGAAATCGTGCGGAATCGGCGGCAATGCGCCCTGCGGAAAAGGCGCGGTGCCCGCACTTGTCGCATCGATTCGTGAGTTTCCGCTCGCCGTGACGGGCACGCTGGGGTTCGACTATGCGCAGGTGACGCGCGGCGGCGTGCCGACGGAAGAAACGGACGAACGCCTGATGAGCAGACTTTGTCCCGAATTGTATTTTACGGGAGAAATTCTCAACGTAGACGGCGAATGCGGCGGTTATAATCTGCAATGGGCGTTTTCCTCGGCGGAATGCGTCGCGGCTGCCATCGCGGAAAGGGGCTTTTCATGCGGGAACAAATAA
- a CDS encoding ABC transporter ATP-binding protein, whose product MAQRNTYFQDEEVKEEKIDVKNLRRLIGYVLPHKKLFILVLLLMLITVASSLVSPLLLKYLINFVIPESSYKKFFWVLSGFVVAGLVEIFITFYQQRSMGRMGHGVIAEIRKDIFYKLQTLPFDYFDNRPAGKISVRVTDYITELADFFTNYLMNFILNIIKIIVVTVFMLVQSPFLTLVVYSAIVPLTVGIMLVRKVIRKLFRKSRAQSSNRTAYIVESIMGEKIIKNYNRSLYNEQVYHDIQQDACNTWFKIVRINELNTPIVEIFWYYGSIMLYGVSFFLMSRGMWGVDTGTAVAFVSYMGLFSTPLTQLSAIIQNLAQVSANLERIFETIDTPSAINDEGNEIELKNIAGKIDFDDVTFGYEEGINILEHFDLHVEPGQSIALVGPTGAGKTTVINLLTRFYDVREGAVRIDGVDVRSVKLKSLRREVGVLMQDPFIFKGTVMENIRYGRPDATDEECIAAAKQIFADSCIERLPNGYFEELAERGEGLSAGEKQLISFARIVVKNPSVVVLDEATSSISSDMEILIQRALEALLKGRTSFIVAHRLSTIRNSDRILYISNKGIAESGTHEELMAKKGLYYALNKKT is encoded by the coding sequence ATGGCACAGCGCAATACGTATTTTCAGGACGAAGAGGTCAAAGAGGAAAAAATTGACGTAAAAAATCTTCGGCGCCTTATCGGTTACGTCCTTCCGCACAAAAAACTGTTTATTTTGGTTTTATTGCTCATGCTGATAACGGTGGCGTCGTCGCTTGTATCGCCGCTGCTTTTGAAGTATCTGATCAATTTCGTCATTCCCGAATCCAGTTATAAAAAGTTTTTCTGGGTGCTCAGCGGCTTTGTCGTCGCGGGGCTCGTGGAAATATTTATCACTTTCTATCAGCAGCGCTCCATGGGACGCATGGGGCACGGCGTCATCGCGGAGATACGCAAGGATATCTTCTATAAATTGCAGACGCTGCCGTTCGATTATTTTGATAACCGCCCTGCGGGAAAAATTTCCGTGCGCGTGACCGATTACATTACCGAACTAGCCGATTTTTTCACCAACTACCTGATGAATTTTATACTCAATATCATCAAAATCATCGTGGTGACGGTGTTCATGCTCGTGCAGAGCCCGTTCTTGACGCTCGTCGTCTATTCGGCGATCGTGCCGCTCACGGTAGGGATCATGCTCGTCCGCAAAGTGATCCGAAAACTTTTCCGCAAGAGCCGCGCGCAGTCGTCCAACCGCACCGCCTACATCGTCGAATCGATCATGGGCGAAAAGATCATCAAAAATTACAACCGCAGTCTTTACAACGAACAGGTTTACCACGATATCCAGCAGGATGCGTGCAATACCTGGTTCAAGATCGTCCGTATCAACGAATTGAATACGCCCATCGTGGAAATTTTCTGGTACTACGGCTCGATCATGCTGTACGGAGTTTCCTTCTTTTTGATGAGCCGCGGCATGTGGGGCGTCGATACGGGCACGGCGGTCGCTTTTGTCAGTTATATGGGCCTGTTTTCTACGCCGCTCACGCAACTTTCCGCCATTATTCAGAATCTCGCGCAGGTTTCCGCAAACCTCGAACGTATTTTCGAAACGATCGACACGCCGTCCGCCATCAACGACGAGGGCAACGAGATCGAGTTGAAAAACATCGCGGGCAAGATAGACTTCGACGATGTCACTTTCGGTTACGAAGAGGGCATCAATATTCTGGAACACTTCGATCTGCACGTGGAACCGGGGCAGAGCATCGCGCTCGTCGGACCTACCGGCGCGGGCAAGACGACCGTCATCAACCTTCTGACGCGCTTTTACGACGTCAGGGAAGGGGCCGTGCGCATCGACGGCGTGGACGTGCGCAGCGTCAAACTGAAATCTCTCCGCCGCGAGGTCGGCGTGCTCATGCAGGATCCCTTTATCTTTAAGGGAACGGTCATGGAAAACATCCGATACGGCAGGCCCGACGCGACCGACGAGGAGTGTATCGCCGCCGCCAAACAGATATTTGCCGACAGTTGCATCGAGCGTTTGCCCAACGGCTATTTCGAAGAACTCGCCGAAAGAGGCGAGGGGCTGTCGGCGGGCGAAAAACAACTCATCAGTTTTGCGAGGATCGTCGTGAAAAATCCCTCCGTCGTCGTTCTGGACGAGGCGACGAGTTCTATTTCTTCGGATATGGAGATACTCATTCAGCGCGCATTGGAGGCGCTGTTGAAGGGGCGCACCAGTTTTATCGTCGCTCACAGGCTTTCCACCATACGCAATTCCGACCGTATTTTGTATATTTCCAATAAGGGGATCGCCGAATCGGGCACGCACGAGGAATTGATGGCGAAAAAGGGATTGTATTACGCGCTGAATAAAAAAACTTAA